Proteins encoded in a region of the Nitrospira sp. genome:
- a CDS encoding response regulator transcription factor: MLTVNVLDESPTVKSTLRILLADDHALLRRGLKEFLQDFLSGDGHTPYIAETGTAHHAIEQIRSAEWDLVILDLNLPDMPGLEVLRILKSMQPGLPVLVVSIYSEEHYASRAVRAGALGYLTKETGPEELRAAVSRILHGGSYVPSPHTDQQQEGFSNRNPPYANTLPAGLSDREIEVLQWIAQGRRLTEIAEHLNLSIKTVSTYRSRLLIKLGMRTTAELIRYALDQQLV; encoded by the coding sequence ATGCTGACCGTGAACGTCTTAGATGAATCGCCGACCGTCAAAAGTACGCTCAGGATTTTGCTCGCCGATGACCACGCACTTCTCCGACGCGGGCTGAAAGAATTTCTGCAGGACTTTCTGTCGGGAGACGGGCACACGCCGTACATCGCGGAAACGGGTACTGCCCACCATGCGATTGAACAGATTCGCTCGGCCGAGTGGGACCTCGTCATTCTGGACTTGAACTTACCTGATATGCCGGGCCTGGAGGTGTTGCGCATTCTTAAGTCCATGCAACCGGGCCTGCCCGTACTGGTCGTCAGCATCTATTCCGAGGAACATTATGCTTCACGTGCGGTCCGAGCCGGCGCGCTTGGATATCTGACGAAGGAAACCGGGCCGGAAGAGCTCCGCGCGGCGGTTTCACGCATTCTGCACGGCGGCAGTTATGTCCCGTCGCCTCACACCGACCAGCAGCAGGAGGGATTCTCCAACCGAAATCCGCCTTATGCGAACACCTTGCCGGCCGGACTATCGGATCGGGAAATCGAAGTCCTTCAATGGATTGCCCAAGGCCGACGCTTAACAGAAATTGCCGAACATCTGAACCTCAGCATCAAAACCGTGAGCACCTACCGATCCCGACTACTCATCAAACTCGGCATGAGAACCACGGCAGAATTGATTCGGTATGCCTTAGACCAACAACTGGTCTGA
- a CDS encoding carboxypeptidase M32 has translation MKTLATLEPLTQRLLEIRRIQSAASVLSWDQETYMPAGGGTARAEQIATLEGLAHEKFVSPEVDTLLAGWVDPATGQAAEGWDEPSRSLLRETWRDFSRAKKLPSAFVVRLSRECSLAQQAWVAAREESRFSKFLPSLRTIINLKREEAEYLGYRDSPYDALLDTYEPGATIAQLTPLLTELRARLVPLLKKVQASTVTIDNSCLHQRFDQARQIEFGRLVLVAMGYDFERGRLDLSAHPFTTSFHPSDVRVTTRVFEHDLPSCLFSCIHEGGHGLYDQGLDPRYYGSPLGESVSLGFHESQSRLWENCVGRSHAFWHCFYPILQQTFSPELGGVPLDQFYAAINRATPSLIRVEADELTYNLHIMLRVEIEQALIEQRAQPDDLPGLWNEKMQSYLGIVPERDAEGVLQDVHWSMGAFGYFPTYTLGNLYSVQFFEQAKLELPQLEEEIAAGQLLPLRRWLEQKIHRWGRMFTPDHLARRVTGSGVTPEPFLRYLEKKYGDLYRL, from the coding sequence GTGAAGACTTTGGCAACATTGGAACCGTTGACCCAGCGCCTCCTTGAAATCCGCCGTATCCAGAGCGCGGCCTCAGTCCTCTCGTGGGACCAGGAAACCTACATGCCTGCCGGAGGCGGAACGGCACGTGCCGAACAGATTGCCACGCTGGAGGGCCTCGCGCACGAGAAATTTGTGTCACCCGAGGTCGACACGCTCCTCGCCGGCTGGGTCGACCCTGCCACTGGCCAGGCCGCCGAGGGCTGGGATGAACCCTCGCGTTCCTTGTTACGTGAAACCTGGCGGGACTTCAGTCGAGCCAAAAAGCTCCCTTCCGCTTTTGTCGTCCGGCTGAGCCGCGAATGTTCGTTGGCCCAACAGGCTTGGGTCGCGGCACGAGAAGAGAGTCGTTTCTCCAAATTCTTACCCTCCCTGAGAACAATCATCAACCTGAAACGCGAAGAAGCCGAATACCTCGGATATCGAGACTCTCCCTATGACGCACTCCTAGACACCTACGAGCCGGGCGCGACGATCGCACAACTGACGCCTTTGTTGACCGAATTGCGAGCACGGCTGGTACCGCTCCTGAAGAAGGTACAAGCCAGCACGGTGACCATCGACAACAGCTGCCTCCATCAACGTTTCGATCAGGCCAGGCAAATCGAGTTCGGGCGACTTGTCCTCGTCGCCATGGGATATGATTTCGAGCGTGGCCGGCTTGACCTCTCTGCCCATCCCTTTACCACCTCCTTTCATCCATCTGACGTCCGCGTCACCACCCGAGTCTTCGAACACGATTTGCCGTCATGTCTATTCAGCTGCATTCATGAAGGCGGACATGGTTTGTACGACCAAGGCCTGGATCCTCGCTATTACGGCTCGCCCCTCGGAGAGTCCGTCTCGCTCGGTTTCCATGAAAGCCAGTCCCGTCTCTGGGAAAACTGCGTGGGCAGATCACACGCCTTTTGGCACTGTTTTTATCCGATTCTCCAACAGACATTTTCCCCCGAATTGGGAGGCGTGCCCCTTGATCAGTTCTATGCGGCCATCAACCGAGCCACCCCTTCTCTGATTCGCGTCGAGGCCGATGAATTGACGTATAACTTGCACATCATGCTGCGCGTGGAAATCGAACAGGCTTTGATTGAACAGCGTGCGCAACCTGATGATTTACCTGGCCTCTGGAACGAAAAAATGCAGTCCTATTTGGGAATCGTGCCGGAACGAGATGCCGAAGGCGTCCTGCAGGATGTGCATTGGTCAATGGGGGCATTCGGGTATTTCCCCACCTATACATTGGGGAACCTCTATTCAGTGCAGTTTTTCGAGCAGGCCAAGCTGGAACTGCCTCAACTGGAAGAAGAGATTGCGGCAGGGCAGCTTCTCCCGCTCCGGCGCTGGCTTGAGCAAAAAATTCATCGTTGGGGACGCATGTTCACCCCCGACCACCTTGCCCGCCGCGTTACGGGCAGCGGGGTCACTCCGGAGCCTTTCTTGCGTTATCTGGAGAAAAAGTATGGGGACTTGTACCGTCTCTAA
- a CDS encoding class I SAM-dependent methyltransferase, with protein sequence MADLVLPDIESYAAACSQPETSVRQKLREETERTMESARMLVGPLEGAFLHLMTRLVRAERVLEIGMFTGYSALCFAEALPEQGRVVTCEVDEASAAVARRFFAQSPHGRKIDIRMGQALDTMANLTGRFDVIFIDADKVNYVHYYRRAMELLSPRGVILIDNVLWDGDVLLNPPPDDRTAAIQELNRIVAADARVTAVLATIRDGIWVITPQSRN encoded by the coding sequence ATGGCTGATCTCGTGTTACCCGACATTGAAAGCTATGCTGCGGCCTGTTCCCAGCCGGAAACCTCTGTCCGTCAGAAATTGCGGGAGGAAACCGAGCGCACAATGGAGTCTGCGCGGATGCTGGTGGGGCCGCTTGAAGGCGCATTTCTTCACCTGATGACCCGCCTGGTGCGGGCTGAGCGAGTATTGGAAATCGGCATGTTTACCGGGTATAGCGCGCTGTGTTTTGCCGAAGCCCTGCCCGAGCAGGGCCGTGTGGTGACGTGTGAGGTAGATGAGGCATCGGCCGCCGTGGCTCGCCGGTTTTTTGCCCAGTCGCCGCATGGACGAAAAATTGACATTCGCATGGGCCAGGCCCTGGACACCATGGCGAATCTGACCGGGCGCTTCGATGTCATCTTTATCGATGCGGACAAGGTGAACTATGTGCATTATTACCGTCGCGCTATGGAGTTGCTGTCACCACGCGGCGTGATCTTGATCGACAACGTGCTATGGGATGGCGATGTCCTGTTGAATCCACCACCGGATGACCGTACCGCAGCCATTCAGGAACTCAATCGGATCGTTGCGGCCGATGCGCGTGTGACGGCTGTGCTGGCGACCATTCGCGACGGGATATGGGTGATTACCCCACAATCCCGTAATTAG
- a CDS encoding DMT family transporter — MDKPSAPAAYAALTTSALVWGGSIVGQKLALGAFSAVETSLLRGLGALMILIPLWWWTEGGRTTLTARDLQVLSLLGLGVLGNHLLTLFGLRYVGAATAGVIIGASPAITALLSSLLVRDVPFQAVAGGCAVSFAGVALVSGIGGNAPAGDNPWLGGTLVLLGLVSWALYSIGGRQVMERLSPLTVNWTTLLLSLVLQVPLLWSDQKLLVTGTSVVPMSGWLALGYLIIFATALGQQAWLYGVQGVGPSRAGVFVNLIPVSALLLSALILGEAIGVREVTGIALILAGVWLVGKQSAQLKGAK, encoded by the coding sequence ATGGATAAACCATCAGCACCGGCCGCCTATGCAGCCCTCACGACGTCTGCGCTGGTGTGGGGAGGCTCGATCGTTGGGCAGAAGCTTGCGCTCGGGGCATTTTCCGCTGTGGAGACTTCGTTGCTGCGTGGCCTCGGCGCACTGATGATCCTCATCCCACTCTGGTGGTGGACGGAAGGTGGTCGGACGACCCTGACTGCCCGTGACCTGCAGGTGTTGTCCCTTCTGGGTCTCGGCGTACTGGGCAACCATCTGCTGACGTTGTTTGGGCTTCGGTATGTCGGTGCAGCCACTGCCGGAGTGATCATCGGTGCGAGCCCCGCTATCACGGCGCTGTTATCTTCGCTCCTGGTCCGCGACGTTCCTTTTCAAGCAGTGGCGGGTGGTTGTGCCGTTTCATTCGCCGGTGTGGCGCTGGTTTCCGGAATCGGGGGAAATGCCCCGGCCGGCGACAATCCCTGGCTCGGTGGCACATTGGTGCTGTTGGGGTTGGTGAGCTGGGCGCTCTATTCGATCGGCGGTCGGCAGGTCATGGAACGCCTGTCCCCGCTCACAGTCAACTGGACGACGTTGCTCTTGTCCCTGGTACTGCAGGTCCCTTTACTGTGGAGCGACCAGAAACTGTTAGTCACCGGTACGAGTGTCGTTCCGATGTCCGGGTGGCTGGCGTTAGGATATTTGATCATCTTTGCCACAGCTCTCGGGCAACAGGCCTGGCTATATGGGGTGCAGGGGGTTGGTCCTTCGAGAGCCGGGGTATTTGTGAATCTCATTCCGGTATCGGCCCTCTTGTTGTCGGCGCTCATACTCGGCGAAGCGATCGGTGTTCGCGAGGTGACAGGCATTGCTCTCATCCTCGCAGGGGTTTGGTTGGTCGGCAAACAGTCGGCGCAACTCAAGGGGGCGAAATAG
- a CDS encoding PAS domain S-box protein, whose product MSSDIDGFGDAGLSRVAVISTRSDGIITGFSQAAERLLGVSAEKVVGHLTPAAFHDPLELEARRRIIAAQGGPENEGLFGVLVGLVHVGQMLEEEWTYLDGSGCRIPVRLFVNALPDEHGDIVGYCLVVKDRREQLQAEALLRRQAKLLDLANDAILVRDLVNDTITYWNDGAMRLYGWRPEEALGAYIHEFLSTIFPRPLEEIKREFLQEGFWRGELVHTTRAGRTITVSSRWTLLHDSSGTPSGSLELNTDITEQKRTQEALRNAHEQLEVRVLERTAALREANERLRVLSRRLMEIQESERRAIARDLHDEIGQALTAIKLNLREIRTLPNSESVENQIVDSLEILGQVLQHVRSLALDLRPALLDELGLGPALRWYVRRQAERAGWDALVSPEGLTGRPSPEVEIACFRLAQEALTNVARHAQASKVEVRLEHSPQALTLVIRDNGVGFDVETVRTGARAGTSVGLSGMEERVQLAGGKVTITSAPAAGTEIRASFPTEMASESRGEALP is encoded by the coding sequence ATGAGCAGCGACATCGACGGCTTTGGCGACGCTGGGTTGAGCAGGGTTGCCGTTATTTCAACAAGGTCCGACGGGATCATTACCGGTTTCAGTCAGGCTGCCGAACGCTTGCTTGGCGTGAGCGCGGAGAAAGTCGTTGGTCATCTCACGCCGGCTGCGTTTCACGATCCTCTGGAGTTGGAGGCACGGCGACGCATCATCGCGGCTCAAGGTGGACCAGAGAATGAGGGCCTGTTTGGAGTATTGGTAGGACTGGTCCACGTCGGGCAGATGCTGGAGGAGGAGTGGACGTATCTCGATGGGAGTGGATGCCGCATCCCAGTGCGTCTGTTCGTGAATGCGCTGCCGGACGAACATGGAGATATCGTGGGCTATTGTCTTGTCGTCAAGGATCGTCGCGAACAATTGCAGGCAGAGGCATTGCTTCGACGGCAGGCGAAATTGCTCGATTTGGCCAACGACGCGATTCTGGTTCGAGACCTGGTGAATGATACCATTACGTATTGGAATGACGGTGCGATGCGGTTGTATGGATGGAGGCCTGAGGAGGCGTTGGGGGCGTACATCCATGAGTTCTTAAGTACGATTTTTCCGCGCCCCCTGGAAGAGATCAAGCGGGAGTTCTTGCAAGAGGGGTTCTGGCGGGGAGAATTGGTTCATACAACCCGTGCAGGACGGACCATTACCGTATCGAGCCGCTGGACCCTCCTACACGATTCATCTGGAACCCCGAGCGGAAGTCTCGAGCTGAATACCGACATCACCGAACAGAAGCGGACGCAGGAGGCCTTGCGGAACGCACATGAGCAGTTGGAGGTGCGGGTCCTAGAACGGACGGCGGCCTTGCGCGAAGCCAACGAACGATTGCGCGTGCTGTCTCGCCGGCTGATGGAAATTCAAGAGTCGGAACGTCGTGCGATTGCCCGTGATTTGCATGATGAAATTGGGCAAGCCCTGACGGCCATCAAGCTCAATCTGCGAGAAATCCGTACCTTGCCCAATAGCGAATCCGTTGAAAATCAGATCGTGGATAGCCTGGAGATTCTTGGGCAGGTGTTGCAACATGTCCGCAGTTTGGCCCTAGATTTACGACCGGCGCTTTTGGACGAGTTGGGTTTGGGCCCGGCTCTCCGATGGTATGTCCGCCGGCAGGCGGAGCGTGCCGGATGGGACGCGTTGGTGTCTCCAGAGGGACTCACGGGCCGGCCCTCGCCGGAGGTTGAGATCGCCTGTTTCCGGCTGGCGCAGGAGGCCTTGACCAATGTCGCGCGCCACGCGCAGGCAAGCAAGGTGGAAGTGAGATTGGAGCACTCGCCCCAAGCCTTGACATTGGTGATTCGGGACAACGGAGTCGGGTTTGATGTGGAGACGGTTCGGACAGGCGCCAGGGCCGGCACCAGTGTCGGGTTGTCGGGAATGGAGGAACGGGTTCAACTTGCCGGGGGAAAGGTCACGATTACGTCCGCTCCCGCTGCAGGGACGGAGATTCGTGCCTCGTTTCCCACCGAGATGGCATCGGAAAGCCGTGGGGAAGCCCTCCCATGA
- a CDS encoding response regulator transcription factor produces MNKIRVLLAEDHTLVRAGFRALLEKLDKVEVIGEVSDGREAVRVAKDLKPDVVLMDIAMSGMNGLEATSRMRLECPTARVIMLTMYTNEEYLKEALRAGASGYLLKDADRQELELALKAVCRGETYLTSAMAKFTLDVYSRQGHAAIGPLSKLTGRQREILQLIAEGSSTKQIAHRLDLSVKTVETHRAQLMERLEIHDVPGLVRLAIRTGLVGADK; encoded by the coding sequence ATGAACAAGATCCGCGTACTACTGGCTGAGGATCATACGTTGGTGCGAGCCGGATTTCGGGCATTGCTGGAGAAGCTGGACAAAGTTGAGGTTATCGGCGAGGTGAGTGATGGCCGAGAGGCGGTGAGGGTTGCGAAGGATCTGAAGCCTGATGTGGTCCTGATGGATATCGCGATGTCGGGGATGAATGGGCTGGAGGCGACCAGTCGTATGCGGCTGGAATGTCCGACTGCACGCGTGATCATGCTGACGATGTATACGAATGAAGAGTATCTCAAAGAGGCGTTGCGCGCCGGCGCATCCGGCTACCTGCTGAAGGACGCGGACCGTCAGGAACTCGAACTCGCTCTCAAGGCGGTGTGTCGAGGAGAAACCTATTTGACCTCCGCCATGGCCAAGTTCACATTGGATGTGTATTCCCGTCAGGGGCACGCCGCGATCGGTCCATTGAGCAAACTGACCGGGCGTCAACGGGAAATTCTTCAGTTGATTGCCGAGGGCAGCTCGACAAAGCAGATTGCTCATCGTCTCGATCTCAGTGTGAAAACCGTAGAGACGCATCGAGCCCAGCTGATGGAACGATTGGAGATTCACGATGTCCCTGGATTGGTTCGACTAGCCATCAGGACTGGACTCGTCGGTGCTGATAAGTAG
- a CDS encoding Gfo/Idh/MocA family oxidoreductase has protein sequence MKKLRIAVIGTGAFAETCHVPGLRSHPQAEVVALCGRDVTRTQAMAQRLGVPEISVEYEDLCERQDIDAITIATPNVVHAVQAKAAFASGKHVFCEKPLGMNAQEAAEMLQAAEADCLIHQTAFTYRYLYGVQELKRRIRLGDIGEPYHVRVQYASWDGVRPDSKIGFREKLVCAGAGVLYDVGSHLFDLVGFVLGPIEAVAGSTVMVPRERIDAKTGVLAQVETDDIASAWFACRDGIQGQLFASRATPNSGDRAYIEVVGREGALRASLSRGSIDVLRASRSTYPSWTLVPLPREASDGAPHCLGLMMRSFVDACLRGHLNPDVDASFYDGLAVQRAMDAVQESSSRPNWISLETGLRCGLSEE, from the coding sequence ATGAAGAAACTGCGGATTGCCGTAATCGGAACCGGGGCATTCGCTGAAACCTGCCATGTGCCCGGGCTCCGGTCCCATCCGCAGGCTGAGGTTGTTGCGTTGTGTGGGAGAGATGTTACGCGGACTCAGGCCATGGCCCAGCGGCTCGGGGTGCCGGAAATCTCAGTTGAGTACGAGGACCTGTGTGAACGACAGGACATCGATGCGATAACCATCGCCACTCCGAATGTGGTTCATGCGGTTCAGGCCAAAGCGGCCTTTGCGTCAGGGAAACATGTCTTCTGTGAAAAGCCTCTTGGGATGAATGCGCAGGAGGCGGCGGAAATGCTGCAAGCCGCGGAGGCCGATTGCTTAATCCATCAGACAGCATTTACCTATCGATATTTGTACGGTGTACAGGAGTTGAAACGGCGAATTCGTCTTGGGGACATCGGTGAACCCTACCATGTGCGGGTGCAGTATGCGTCATGGGATGGGGTAAGGCCGGACTCGAAGATTGGGTTTCGGGAGAAGTTGGTATGCGCCGGAGCTGGTGTGTTGTACGACGTTGGGTCGCACCTGTTCGATCTTGTCGGATTTGTCTTGGGGCCGATCGAGGCGGTTGCCGGCAGCACCGTCATGGTCCCGCGAGAACGAATCGATGCGAAAACTGGTGTGCTGGCACAGGTTGAAACGGATGACATTGCATCGGCGTGGTTCGCCTGTCGGGATGGGATTCAGGGGCAACTCTTTGCGAGTCGTGCCACGCCCAATTCCGGAGACCGGGCGTACATCGAGGTCGTTGGACGAGAAGGTGCGTTACGAGCGTCCTTGAGTCGCGGGTCCATAGACGTCTTACGCGCGTCCCGCTCGACGTATCCAAGTTGGACGCTTGTTCCCCTGCCAAGGGAGGCTTCGGATGGCGCCCCTCATTGTCTTGGCTTGATGATGAGGAGTTTTGTAGATGCCTGTTTGCGTGGGCACTTGAACCCGGACGTGGATGCGTCATTTTATGATGGTTTGGCTGTTCAGCGCGCGATGGATGCTGTGCAGGAATCTTCATCTCGGCCGAACTGGATTTCGTTGGAAACCGGCCTGCGTTGCGGTCTTTCGGAGGAGTAG
- a CDS encoding glycosyltransferase family 2 protein: protein MSKPASQPLSRPLVSVVIPTYKRAKLLEMAIVSAFAQEKAGELFDLEVIVVDDCSPDNTAQVAAKFPAVHYVKLPQNRGASGARNAGIKLAKGKYIALLDDDDEFLTHKLMVQVPLLEAHPEIGVIYGQSVVTGGETPLLLWPEWGPSGDVFEEFLTRTDDFLHPPTWLVRRELFEAAGFFDESKAGMEHYDMALRIAARTPWMFLSGGPVARGRYSQQGLWYSTIADGTNEQQLPKIVEAALAGLPATTHGDQIRHRARAAVCASIAHQRWWAGGGLEPTRTHLLASLRGTPSFLTEPVVIDWLKRVACALATSSEHPVQAVKTFWEDISRAVAGAPVIHRALLRRLLGELLAAAAISMKQGSPRMSPLVALNAVLNDPGYWLQPSRLLSFCRAWTREPSSSSGHDTASVS, encoded by the coding sequence GTGAGTAAGCCGGCCAGCCAGCCTCTATCCCGTCCGCTCGTGAGCGTGGTAATTCCCACCTATAAACGCGCAAAATTGCTTGAGATGGCCATTGTTTCAGCATTCGCACAGGAAAAAGCCGGAGAATTGTTCGATCTGGAAGTGATCGTGGTCGACGATTGTTCGCCTGACAATACGGCTCAAGTGGCCGCTAAGTTCCCTGCCGTTCACTACGTGAAGTTACCCCAGAACCGAGGGGCCTCCGGTGCGCGGAATGCGGGGATCAAGCTTGCAAAAGGAAAATACATTGCACTGTTAGACGACGATGATGAGTTTCTTACTCACAAGTTGATGGTGCAAGTGCCACTGCTCGAGGCCCATCCTGAGATCGGTGTTATTTACGGGCAAAGTGTCGTAACCGGAGGTGAAACACCGCTACTGCTATGGCCGGAATGGGGACCGTCCGGGGATGTGTTCGAGGAATTCCTCACGAGAACGGATGATTTTTTGCATCCCCCCACGTGGCTGGTGCGACGTGAATTGTTTGAAGCGGCGGGGTTTTTTGACGAAAGCAAGGCCGGGATGGAGCACTATGACATGGCGCTGAGAATTGCAGCACGTACGCCATGGATGTTTCTGTCAGGGGGGCCGGTGGCTCGAGGCCGATATTCGCAACAGGGGCTGTGGTACAGCACCATCGCTGATGGGACCAATGAGCAACAGCTCCCCAAGATCGTCGAGGCGGCATTGGCCGGATTGCCGGCCACCACTCACGGTGATCAGATTCGCCACAGGGCAAGGGCTGCGGTTTGTGCCAGCATCGCTCATCAGCGTTGGTGGGCGGGCGGTGGATTGGAGCCGACGCGCACGCACCTGCTCGCATCACTGCGCGGTACGCCATCCTTTCTGACGGAGCCGGTCGTGATCGATTGGTTGAAACGAGTTGCCTGCGCGCTCGCTACGTCATCCGAACATCCGGTCCAAGCGGTAAAAACCTTCTGGGAGGACATTTCCCGTGCTGTTGCCGGAGCTCCGGTCATTCACCGTGCCTTACTGCGCCGATTGTTGGGCGAACTGCTTGCAGCCGCGGCAATCAGTATGAAACAAGGTTCCCCCCGAATGTCTCCATTGGTCGCCCTTAACGCTGTCCTCAATGATCCAGGGTATTGGCTCCAGCCATCACGTCTTCTCTCCTTCTGCCGCGCGTGGACTCGAGAGCCTTCCTCTTCAAGCGGTCATGACACGGCCTCAGTTTCCTAG
- a CDS encoding glycosyltransferase family 2 protein, translating into MTLSIIIPCRNATSTIAETLHALAMQTWPAPWELIVSDNGSTDNVAHVLEQWKTRIPVIRLVDASRRRGAAHARNEGVKAAKGEWILFCDADDVPGPGWAAAMATALNGNGFIASRLEFDALNAPRLRVARGCTQVAALQRFNFLPFPHAGAGTLGIHRLLHDEIGGFDEAIPICEDIDYCMRVQRLGTGLTFVPDAVLHCRLRTNRKGVYAQASLYAEYEVYLYKKYGAGSPWEAWRWRKYVQVWRQLFKRMPELLRTPEGKTMMAWRLGRQMGLLKGSLRFGVSPVMVE; encoded by the coding sequence ATGACACTAAGCATCATCATCCCCTGCCGCAATGCTACGTCCACCATCGCTGAAACGCTTCATGCCTTGGCTATGCAAACATGGCCTGCGCCGTGGGAATTGATTGTTTCGGACAATGGCTCCACCGACAATGTGGCTCACGTGCTGGAGCAATGGAAGACCCGGATACCAGTGATTCGGCTGGTGGACGCTTCAAGGCGGCGAGGGGCCGCGCATGCAAGAAACGAAGGGGTCAAAGCCGCAAAGGGCGAGTGGATTTTGTTTTGCGACGCAGATGATGTCCCAGGCCCAGGGTGGGCGGCTGCGATGGCGACCGCGTTAAACGGGAATGGTTTCATTGCCTCCCGTTTGGAATTTGACGCATTGAATGCCCCTCGGCTACGGGTCGCGCGAGGCTGTACCCAAGTGGCGGCGCTGCAACGGTTCAACTTTTTGCCGTTTCCGCATGCGGGGGCCGGAACGTTGGGCATCCATCGCTTGTTGCATGATGAAATCGGGGGATTTGATGAAGCGATTCCGATCTGCGAGGACATTGATTACTGTATGCGAGTTCAACGGCTAGGCACGGGGTTGACATTTGTCCCGGATGCAGTGCTCCATTGCCGTCTTCGGACAAATCGCAAAGGTGTCTATGCCCAGGCGTCGCTCTATGCTGAATATGAAGTGTACTTGTATAAGAAATATGGAGCCGGCTCACCGTGGGAGGCCTGGCGCTGGCGCAAATATGTTCAAGTCTGGCGTCAATTGTTCAAGCGAATGCCGGAATTGCTTCGCACACCTGAGGGAAAGACGATGATGGCCTGGCGTCTGGGCCGTCAAATGGGACTTTTGAAAGGAAGTCTTCGATTTGGTGTATCTCCCGTCATGGTCGAGTAA